In Streptomyces asoensis, a single genomic region encodes these proteins:
- a CDS encoding CU044_2847 family protein, with protein sequence MPDAVRFTLDDGTAVLVAPPARSGTGAVGLGTRLETAGATLREALAPITAAASEVIGRFRDIAERPDEVEVTFGVVLDAKLGAVLASAGTSTHLDVTLRWSGTRPTPPA encoded by the coding sequence ATGCCGGACGCCGTACGGTTCACCCTCGACGACGGCACCGCCGTCCTCGTGGCGCCACCCGCCCGCTCCGGCACCGGAGCCGTGGGGCTCGGGACCCGCCTGGAGACCGCGGGAGCCACGCTGCGCGAGGCCCTGGCGCCGATCACCGCCGCCGCCTCCGAGGTGATCGGCCGGTTCCGTGACATCGCCGAGCGGCCCGACGAGGTGGAGGTCACCTTCGGTGTCGTCCTGGACGCCAAGCTCGGCGCGGTCCTGGCGAGCGCCGGCACGAGCACCCATCTCGACGTCACCCTCCGCTGGAGCGGCACGCGACCGACGCCCCCCGCCTGA
- a CDS encoding ABC transporter substrate-binding protein produces MRGLTAPLVRCALVLALIVAPVACGEPEKAKVTVMVPWSGTEFKAFYAVVKAFEKDHDIDVEPQVTRALTQQLDAAVAADAEPDLAVLPSVGAIAKYREEGALRRLDVDTDAFVQPFRGLGMHGADVYAVPVKADVKSLIWYDAAVTPRPPTDLTALRSRADRWCLGLESGPTSGWPGADWIADILLAERGVGPYTAWASGDAPWRAGAVEKAWTAWGDLVAGAREDAATFNFRDAAEEMTRRGCALSHGALSAMAFAPTRVRDGGYTYVPSSRETLEVSADFVGKFTGNRSADEFIAYLAGARAQQAWVDEPGFALSADSRVTTYADATQGRIAGMLRSPRYTLCFSAADAMDPDVSAAFYRAVLDYANGKPLTPLLEALDKVQKELGYTRGASPPPPGPLCRPLNQP; encoded by the coding sequence ATGAGAGGACTCACGGCACCTCTCGTGCGCTGCGCCCTGGTCCTCGCGCTGATCGTGGCGCCGGTCGCGTGCGGCGAACCGGAGAAGGCCAAGGTGACGGTCATGGTCCCGTGGTCCGGGACCGAGTTCAAGGCGTTCTACGCGGTCGTCAAGGCCTTCGAGAAGGACCACGACATCGACGTCGAACCGCAGGTCACCCGCGCCCTGACGCAGCAGCTCGACGCGGCGGTGGCCGCGGACGCGGAGCCCGATCTGGCGGTGCTGCCCAGCGTCGGGGCGATCGCCAAGTACCGCGAGGAGGGGGCCCTGCGCAGACTCGACGTCGACACGGACGCGTTCGTGCAGCCGTTCCGCGGGCTCGGCATGCACGGCGCGGACGTCTACGCCGTTCCCGTCAAGGCCGACGTCAAGAGCCTGATCTGGTACGACGCCGCCGTCACCCCGCGTCCCCCGACGGACCTGACGGCGCTGCGCTCCCGTGCCGACCGGTGGTGCCTGGGCCTGGAGTCCGGTCCGACCTCGGGCTGGCCGGGCGCCGACTGGATCGCGGACATCCTGCTCGCCGAGCGGGGAGTCGGGCCGTACACCGCGTGGGCCTCGGGCGACGCGCCCTGGCGTGCGGGTGCCGTCGAGAAGGCGTGGACCGCGTGGGGGGACCTCGTGGCCGGCGCCCGCGAGGACGCGGCCACGTTCAACTTCCGTGACGCAGCCGAGGAGATGACGAGAAGGGGGTGCGCGCTGAGCCACGGCGCCCTGTCCGCGATGGCCTTCGCGCCGACCCGGGTGAGGGACGGCGGGTACACGTACGTTCCGTCCTCGCGGGAGACCCTGGAGGTCTCGGCGGACTTCGTCGGGAAGTTCACCGGGAACCGCAGCGCCGACGAGTTCATCGCCTACCTGGCCGGCGCGCGGGCGCAGCAGGCCTGGGTGGACGAACCCGGTTTCGCCCTCTCCGCCGACAGCCGGGTGACGACGTACGCCGACGCCACGCAGGGCCGGATCGCCGGGATGCTCCGCTCGCCCCGCTACACGCTGTGCTTCAGCGCCGCGGACGCGATGGATCCCGACGTGTCCGCCGCCTTCTACCGCGCGGTCCTGGACTACGCGAACGGCAAGCCGCTGACGCCGCTGCTGGAAGCCCTCGACAAGGTCCAGAAGGAACTGGGTTACACCCGGGGCGCGTCCCCGCCGCCCCCCGGACCGCTCTGCCGCCCGCTGAACCAGCCCTGA
- a CDS encoding VWA domain-containing protein — translation MPVGDSSPLGLGFALEVDAPADLPYDEERADALITVTARSVAGPAAGARRAEVLIMDRSLSMAGHKLDEAKRAMCAAVDTLRDGTLLAVVAGHHEAEVIFPATGGLARVDARTREDARLRIAGQLPEGGTAIGRWLACARELFASVDSPATVRHAVLYTDGKDEHETPGQLDEVLASCTDRFVCDARGLGDDWHYTELLRVTEALHGGAEAVVTLSDLTADFTRLMDAAQRIVVPRVYLGLRLNSLFRLAFVRQTRPVEAELTARQQRGEETHIPLGSWPPETRQYQMSLRVDPGSLTVDETLRAARVTLHAEFPDGGRRPCSPTMPMIVRRRSTPGFGIPRSPDLTRVENERELGMAMRACADAHLRGDLDRADRELRLAIGLAQSLGDTTRLRLLRSVAAGGPDGALRLRRDVSRGRILGIGVDSTKTARRAVDAGGPPPREAGLPRVCPRCGTTSTSPTARFCEECGHRYADADLTDRPRDAP, via the coding sequence GTGCCGGTGGGGGACAGCTCGCCCTTGGGGCTCGGCTTCGCCCTGGAAGTGGACGCACCCGCGGATCTGCCCTACGACGAGGAGCGGGCGGACGCCCTGATCACCGTCACTGCGCGGTCCGTCGCAGGCCCGGCCGCGGGGGCCCGCCGTGCCGAGGTCCTCATCATGGACCGCTCGCTGTCCATGGCGGGTCACAAGCTGGACGAGGCGAAACGCGCGATGTGCGCGGCCGTGGACACCCTGCGCGACGGCACCCTCCTGGCGGTCGTCGCCGGGCACCACGAGGCCGAGGTGATCTTCCCGGCGACGGGTGGCCTGGCCCGTGTCGACGCCCGGACCCGGGAGGACGCCAGACTCCGGATCGCGGGCCAGCTGCCCGAGGGGGGCACGGCGATCGGCCGGTGGCTGGCCTGTGCCCGTGAGCTGTTCGCGTCGGTGGACTCCCCCGCCACCGTGCGCCACGCGGTGCTGTACACGGACGGCAAGGACGAGCACGAGACACCCGGGCAGCTCGACGAGGTCCTCGCGAGCTGCACCGACCGTTTCGTCTGCGACGCACGGGGCCTGGGCGACGACTGGCACTACACCGAACTCCTGCGCGTCACGGAGGCCCTGCACGGCGGCGCCGAGGCCGTCGTCACCCTCTCCGACCTCACGGCGGACTTCACCCGGCTGATGGACGCGGCGCAGCGGATCGTCGTGCCGAGGGTGTATCTCGGCCTGCGGCTCAACAGCCTGTTCCGGCTGGCGTTCGTCCGGCAGACCCGCCCGGTCGAGGCGGAGCTGACGGCGCGTCAGCAGCGCGGCGAGGAGACCCACATACCTCTCGGCTCCTGGCCCCCGGAGACCCGGCAGTACCAGATGTCGCTGCGGGTGGACCCGGGAAGCCTGACCGTAGACGAGACCCTGCGGGCCGCCCGCGTCACGCTGCATGCCGAGTTCCCCGACGGAGGGCGGCGGCCCTGCTCACCGACCATGCCCATGATCGTGCGCCGCCGCTCGACGCCCGGCTTCGGGATCCCGCGCTCCCCCGACCTCACCCGCGTGGAGAACGAACGCGAACTCGGCATGGCCATGCGCGCCTGCGCCGACGCCCATCTGCGCGGGGACCTCGACCGCGCGGACCGCGAACTGCGTCTCGCGATCGGCCTCGCGCAGTCCCTCGGGGACACCACCCGCCTGCGGCTGCTGCGCTCGGTGGCGGCCGGGGGCCCCGACGGCGCGCTGCGGCTGCGGCGGGACGTCTCCCGGGGCCGGATCCTCGGCATCGGCGTCGATTCGACCAAGACCGCGAGAAGGGCGGTCGACGCCGGCGGTCCGCCGCCCCGGGAGGCCGGGCTGCCGCGCGTGTGCCCCCGGTGCGGTACGACGTCCACGTCGCCCACGGCGAGGTTCTGCGAGGAGTGCGGACACCGTTACGCGGACGCGGACCTCACCGACCGGCCGAGGGACGCGCCGTGA